The following coding sequences are from one Ornithodoros turicata isolate Travis chromosome 1, ASM3712646v1, whole genome shotgun sequence window:
- the LOC135382200 gene encoding uncharacterized protein LOC135382200 — translation MVGTVGDTHSRLFPVTQHKSGYRFLVDTGADISILSSTSSEKRHRGAEYILHAVNTSRIATFGQRSATHNLGLRRAFHWIFTVADLRYAIPGADFVKHFDLMVDVRRHRLIDNTISLLRCSHPPSEHVAETFVSPSHFKFGESPLPLPSYAISPTLLLPATSVFTVVLNEFVSITKPTHSDLPPKRTVTHHILTRGPTVTARPRLLPLKRLLIAKKEFQHMLDLVITRPSSSPWSSALHMVPKTTSGDWRPCGDYRSLNIAAVPDRKPLLHIQDFTSQDSQDLIKASH, via the coding sequence ATGGTTGGCACGGTTGGCGACACTCACAGCCGGCTCTTCCCTGTCACGCAACATAAGTCTGGCTACCGCTTCCTCGTCGACACCGGTGCCGACATCAGCATTCTTTCCTCCACCTCTTCAGAGAAGCGGCACCGAGGAGCCGAGTATATACTGCATGCTGTGAACACGTCCCGAATCGCCACGTTTGGCCAGCGCTCGGCCACACACAACCTCGGTCTCCGGCGCGCCTTCCATTGGATTTTCACAGTTGCTGACCTGCGCTACGCAATACCCGGCGCCGATTTCGTCAAGCACTTCGACTTGATGGTTGACGTCCGTCGCCACCGGCTCATCGACAACACCATCTCACTTCTTCGATGTTCTCATCCTCCTTCTGAGCACGTTGCCGAAACTTTCGTCTCACCATCTCACTTCAAGTTCGGGGAGTCCCCTCTACCGTTGCCATCGTACGCCATCAGTCCCACGCTGCTCCTCCCCGCGACCTCGGTCTTTACGGTCGTACTCAACGAGTTCGTCTCGATCACGAAGCCCACTCATTCGGACCTACCCCCCAAGCGCACCGTCACGCATCACATTTTGACCCGTGGACCCACGGTAACAGCTCGTCCTCGCCTCCTACCTCTGAAGCGCCTCCTAATTGCAAAGAAAGAATTTCAACATATGCTGGACCTGGTCATCACTCGACCATCATCGAGCCCTTGGTCGTCCGCGCTCCATATGGTGCCCAAGACTACTTCAGGGGATTGGCGCCCTTGCGGTGATTATCGGTCTCTGAACATTGCCGCCGTGCCCGACCGCAAGCCTCTGCTCCACATACAGGATTTCACTTCACAAGATTCACAGGATTTAATTAAGGCCTCTCATTAG